One part of the Mytilus trossulus isolate FHL-02 chromosome 11, PNRI_Mtr1.1.1.hap1, whole genome shotgun sequence genome encodes these proteins:
- the LOC134690750 gene encoding hairy/enhancer-of-split related with YRPW motif protein-like, with product MKRSLSDSDSDDLYDDNMKASSPSQSCQVSDRKKRRGVIEKRRRDRINSSLSELRRLVPSAFEKQGSAKLEKAEILQMTVDHLKMLHQKGLNSYNYPDPHLTADYRSVGFRECASEVARYLVAVEGMDLQDPLRMRLLGHLQCYTAQREIVSKTTFQNSWNSVSPHPSMNSQYGNSTVSTMGSMVTTQQNSQSELAMTPQTTHHGLSSSAFTDSRLSHSDIQPPSSIQGNMRLSSGGNIQSHHQMGSMNSTNQQPSSSLIPSIPQLHRQLPMSFNMNPMQSMQSMMSQNGANGYDLNSSKPYRPWGSELAY from the exons ATGAAACGGAGTTTAAGTGACAGCGACAGCGATGATCTTTATGATGACAACATGAAAGCAAG TTCGCCGTCTCAGAGTTGTCAAGTATCAGATAGAAAGAAAAGACGAGGG GTGATAGAAAAGAGACGAAGAGACAGAATTAACAGTAGTCTATCAGAACTAAGACGCTTGGTGCCGTCTGCTTTTGAAAAACAG GGATCAGCAAAACTTGAAAAAGCAGAAATACTTCAGATGACGGTCgatcatttgaaaatgttacaTCAGAAAGGGCTGAACAGCTACAATTATCCGGACCCTCATCTTACTGCTGATTATAGATCCGTAGGGTTTCGTGAGTGTGCTTCAGAGGTAGCCAGATATCTTGTAGCAGTAGAAGGCATGGACCTACAAGATCCTCTCCGAATGCGTCTGTTGGGTCATCTTCAATGTTATACAGCACAACGAGAAATCGTTTCCAAAACTACATTCCAAAATTCGTGGAACTCCGTTTCACCTCATCCGTCAATGAACAGTCAATATGGTAATAGCACAGTTTCGACGATGggttccatggtaacaacacaACAAAATAGCCAATCAGAGCTTGCCATGACCCCACAAACAACCCACCATGGATTATCAAGTAGTGCCTTTACCGATTCAAGACTTTCACATAGTGACATTCAGCCGCCATCTTCCATTCAAGGCAATATGCGATTAAGCAGCGGCGGAAATATCCAGTCCCATCATCAAATGGGCTCGATGAATTCGACCAATCAGCAGCCATCTTCATCTCTTATTCCCTCCATTCCACAATTACATAGACAACTTCCGATGTCGTTTAACATGAACCCTATGCAATCTATGCAGTCTATGATGTCACAGAACGGTGCAAACGGATATGACCTCAATTCATCAAAACCCTACAGACCATGGGGTAGTGAACTTGCTTATTAG